Proteins from one Silurus meridionalis isolate SWU-2019-XX chromosome 3, ASM1480568v1, whole genome shotgun sequence genomic window:
- the LOC124380569 gene encoding uncharacterized protein LOC124380569 isoform X2 — protein sequence MAHLLWNPRKIHIGTAFMVFTLLCTISMYLKYSKFVIQKAGQPTPRAAIQKPSTFSNSACPASISTMSITPIRDTRSLMLSAFVSDDSNGQANILTIMNQTHSELFTCIFCCYQQGLSISPVKLDTHVDNFGFPFVTTDAFCNIEPTCNATHITISRPKNLLEIHSHLYLPIHKLLLNRRDFDVDLTLCISCLFGGYNNVLQFVQTIETYKLLGVEHVVIYNNSCGPDLERVLRSYEEDGILEIIPWPIDHFLKPSKGWNHELHSGEVHYYGQQATLNDCIHRNRQRSKYVILTDADEIIMPYQHSSLNQLMTKLQQNNPHVVAFIFWAHVFSKEITRGSERFDFPEWRNVPGVNILRHIHKEPLKWWVNNNSKMIVDPRKVMQASVHIVHKINGKSIWVPRDLAIVMHTAKPKRPELGIEKLIKDNKIWDYAERLIPNVNKVLHKAGILKWEKNEKKVNTASR from the coding sequence ATGGCCCACCTCCTTTGGAATCCAAGAAAAATTCATATAGGCACAGCCTTTATGGTGTTTACATTGCTTTGTACAATATCAATGTATTTGAAGTACAGTAAATTTGTCATTCAAAAAGCAGGCCAACCTACCCCTAGAGCTGCAATCCAGAAGCCTTCCACATTTTCAAATTCGGCTTGTCCAGCATCTATTTCAACCATGAGCATAACACCTATTAGAGACACCAGATCCCTAATGCTGTCTGCTTTCGTCAGTGATGATTCAAATGGACAGGCAAATATCCTAACCATAATGAACCAGACCCATTCTGAACTATTTACCTGTATATTCTGCTGTTACCAGCAGGGACTCAGTATATCGCCTGTCAAACTGGACACGCACGTTGATAATTTTGGATTCCCTTTTGTGACCACAGATGCATTTTGTAACATAGAGCCAACATGCAATGCCACACACATAACCATTTCGAGACCAAAGAACCTTCTGGAAATTCATAGTCACCTTTATTTGCCTATACACAAGCTTCTGCTGAATAGGAGGGACTTTGACGTGGACTTAACGCTATGCATTTCTTGCTTGTTTGGAGGATATAATAATGTCCTTCAGTTTGTGCAGACTATAGAGACATACAAGCTTCTCGGTGTGGAACACGTGGTTATCTACAACAACAGCTGTGGCCCAGACCTAGAGAGAGTCTTGCGCAGCTACGAGGAAGATGGCATTCTGGAAATCATTCCCTGGCCTATCGATCACTTTCTGAAACCATCCAAAGGCTGGAACCATGAGTTGCACTCAGGCGAAGTACACTACTATGGGCAACAGGCCACATTAAACGACTGCATTCACAGGAACAGGCAGAGGTCCAAATACGTGATTTTGACGGACGCCGATGAAATCATCATGCCGTATCAACACTCATCTCTGAACCAACTCATGACTAAACTCCAGCAAAACAACCCTCACGTGGTGGCTTTCATCTTTTGGGCCCATGTCTTCTCCAAAGAAATTACCAGAGGCAGTGAGAGATTTGACTTTCCTGAGTGGAGGAATGTCCCTGGTGTCAATATACTGAGACACATCCACAAGGAACCCTTAAAGTGGTGGGTCAACAACAATAGCAAGATGATAGTTGACCCAAGAAAGGTGATGCAGGCATCTGTCCACATTGTTCATAAAATCAATGGAAAGTCCATCTGGGTGCCTCGAGATTTGGCTATTGTCATGCACACTGCTAAACCCAAGCGTCCTGAATTGGGCATTGAGAAGCTGATCAAGGACAATAAGATTTGGGATTATGCAGAAAGACTGAtaccaaatgtaaataaagtgctgcacaaggctgggattttaaagtgggaaaaaaatgaaaaaaaggtaaacacgGCTAGTCGTTAG
- the srpx gene encoding sushi repeat-containing protein SRPX isoform X1, producing the protein MDFWLRVCVLLGLQISCYLAYDGSGYWSYTDDEDARYTGVPWCAPVKVKHGHASCQTPRGERYKNVLGTRCKIHCKRGYELEGSHEILCMASKQWSGKFICREVRCPALAMPSNGGFKCSDGFYYNSHCQYFCSPGYTHRGDRGVTCQSSKAWSGGQSVCLDLDPPVIKCPSVKEKTAEPGKVTAKVTWDTPEGQDTADGILTDVVLNGKPPGTYFTEGNHKQSYTVFDRAGNKATCKFSIRVKVRRCTPLSVPENGWMKCDSAGDNYGATCDFRCLGGYELRGSAARVCQFNMEWSGLETSCAPLSINVGVRSAAQLLDQFYEKRRLLIISTPTAANHYYRFQMTNLQQAQCGLDLRHVTVIELVGRFPSQIGRIRYQLITPGLVLQLRMLLQLSQNSFNLVLLDKQGVDKQRYTYPVTAAEIFTIIDTIPLRTEESLMQKEAGHSC; encoded by the exons ATGGACTTCTggctgagagtgtgtgtgctcCTAGGACTCCAGATCTCCTGCTACCTCGCATATGACG ggtcGGGGTACTGGTCGTACACTGATGATGAGGATGCGAGATATacag GTGTGCCATGGTGCGCTCCGGTGAAAGTGAAGCACGGTCATGCGAGCTGCCAAACGCCACGTGGTGAACGCTATAAGAATGTGTTGGGAACCCGCTGTAAAATCCACTGCAAGAGAGGCTACGAGCTTGAAGGCAGCCACGAGATCCTCTGCATGGCCAGCAAACAGTGGTCAGGAAAATTCATCTGCAGAG AGGTCCGCTGTccagcactggccatgccatCAAATGGTGGATTTAAATGTTCAGATGGTTTCTACTACAACTCCCATTGCCAGTACTTCTGTTCACCAGGATACACACATCGTGGGGACCGTGGGGTCACCTGCCAAAGCAGCAAGGCATGGAGTGGAGGCCaaagtgtgtgtctgg ATCTGGATCCCCCGGTCATTAAGTGTCCAAGTGTGAAGGAGAAGACAGCTGAGCCTGGAAAAGTGACTGCAAAAGTGACCTGGGATACACCAGAGGGCCAAGATACTGCAGATGGAATACTCACAGA TGTAGTACTAAATGGAAAGCCTCCAGGAACATACTTTACAGAAGGAAACCATAAACAGTCGTACACTGTATTCGACCGCGCTGGAAACAAAGCTACATGTAAATTCAGCATCAGAGTAAAAG tgCGCCGATGCACACCCCTCTCAGTGCCTGAAAATGGCTGGATGAAGTGTGACAGTGCAGGAGATAATTATGGGGCAACGTGTGATTTTCGCTGTCTGGGAGGCTATGAGCTGAGAGGCAGTGCTGCCCGAGTTTGCCAGTTCAACATGGAATGGTCTGGCCTGGAAACCAGCTGTGCAC CTTTGAGCATCAATGTTGGAGTGCGATCTGCTGCTCAACTGCTCGACCAGTTTTATGAAAAACGTCGTCTGCTTATAATCTCCACCCCCACAGCAGCCAACCATTACTACCGATTCCAAATGACTAATTTACAG CAAGCACAATGTGGCCTGGACTTAAGACATGTGACTGTGATTGAACTAGTGGGAAGGTTTCCGTCTCAAATCGGACGCATTAGATATCAGCTTATCACTCCAGGACTGGTCTTACAGCTCAG AATGCTGCTACAGCTGTCTCAGAATTCATTCAATCTGGTGCTGCTGGACAAACAGGGAGTGGACAAACAGCGCTACACATACCCGGTCACAGCGGCCGAGATCTTTACCATCATTGACACCATCCCCCTACGTACTGAAGAGTCTCTTATGCAGAAAGAAGCAGGTCACAGCTGCTAG
- the srpx gene encoding sushi repeat-containing protein SRPX isoform X2, which yields MDFWLRVCVLLGLQISCYLAYDGVPWCAPVKVKHGHASCQTPRGERYKNVLGTRCKIHCKRGYELEGSHEILCMASKQWSGKFICREVRCPALAMPSNGGFKCSDGFYYNSHCQYFCSPGYTHRGDRGVTCQSSKAWSGGQSVCLDLDPPVIKCPSVKEKTAEPGKVTAKVTWDTPEGQDTADGILTDVVLNGKPPGTYFTEGNHKQSYTVFDRAGNKATCKFSIRVKVRRCTPLSVPENGWMKCDSAGDNYGATCDFRCLGGYELRGSAARVCQFNMEWSGLETSCAPLSINVGVRSAAQLLDQFYEKRRLLIISTPTAANHYYRFQMTNLQQAQCGLDLRHVTVIELVGRFPSQIGRIRYQLITPGLVLQLRMLLQLSQNSFNLVLLDKQGVDKQRYTYPVTAAEIFTIIDTIPLRTEESLMQKEAGHSC from the exons ATGGACTTCTggctgagagtgtgtgtgctcCTAGGACTCCAGATCTCCTGCTACCTCGCATATGACG GTGTGCCATGGTGCGCTCCGGTGAAAGTGAAGCACGGTCATGCGAGCTGCCAAACGCCACGTGGTGAACGCTATAAGAATGTGTTGGGAACCCGCTGTAAAATCCACTGCAAGAGAGGCTACGAGCTTGAAGGCAGCCACGAGATCCTCTGCATGGCCAGCAAACAGTGGTCAGGAAAATTCATCTGCAGAG AGGTCCGCTGTccagcactggccatgccatCAAATGGTGGATTTAAATGTTCAGATGGTTTCTACTACAACTCCCATTGCCAGTACTTCTGTTCACCAGGATACACACATCGTGGGGACCGTGGGGTCACCTGCCAAAGCAGCAAGGCATGGAGTGGAGGCCaaagtgtgtgtctgg ATCTGGATCCCCCGGTCATTAAGTGTCCAAGTGTGAAGGAGAAGACAGCTGAGCCTGGAAAAGTGACTGCAAAAGTGACCTGGGATACACCAGAGGGCCAAGATACTGCAGATGGAATACTCACAGA TGTAGTACTAAATGGAAAGCCTCCAGGAACATACTTTACAGAAGGAAACCATAAACAGTCGTACACTGTATTCGACCGCGCTGGAAACAAAGCTACATGTAAATTCAGCATCAGAGTAAAAG tgCGCCGATGCACACCCCTCTCAGTGCCTGAAAATGGCTGGATGAAGTGTGACAGTGCAGGAGATAATTATGGGGCAACGTGTGATTTTCGCTGTCTGGGAGGCTATGAGCTGAGAGGCAGTGCTGCCCGAGTTTGCCAGTTCAACATGGAATGGTCTGGCCTGGAAACCAGCTGTGCAC CTTTGAGCATCAATGTTGGAGTGCGATCTGCTGCTCAACTGCTCGACCAGTTTTATGAAAAACGTCGTCTGCTTATAATCTCCACCCCCACAGCAGCCAACCATTACTACCGATTCCAAATGACTAATTTACAG CAAGCACAATGTGGCCTGGACTTAAGACATGTGACTGTGATTGAACTAGTGGGAAGGTTTCCGTCTCAAATCGGACGCATTAGATATCAGCTTATCACTCCAGGACTGGTCTTACAGCTCAG AATGCTGCTACAGCTGTCTCAGAATTCATTCAATCTGGTGCTGCTGGACAAACAGGGAGTGGACAAACAGCGCTACACATACCCGGTCACAGCGGCCGAGATCTTTACCATCATTGACACCATCCCCCTACGTACTGAAGAGTCTCTTATGCAGAAAGAAGCAGGTCACAGCTGCTAG